Sequence from the Paenibacillus riograndensis SBR5 genome:
GCGAAAAATGAGCGTCACCGAGCTGTCCGAGAGGGTTGGCATCACGATGGCTAATCTTTCCATACTCAAAAACGGCAAGGCAAAAGCGGTCCGGCTATCCACTTTAGAGGCGATATGCAAGGCTTTGGAGTGCCAGCCTGGAGATATACTGGAATACAGAAGCGACGAAGAAACTTAACGCTTAACAAGCGGACATATGCTAACAGGGCACCATTGGTTAACACAAACAGCGGAAGCTGCGGACTCTTCTTCCCGTCCATGGCTTCCGCTGTTTCTTTTATAAGATCAGTCTACTCCTTGGGATGCTTCACCAGCAGTGACACAGCACTTTTGGGTGCCATGCTGAAGGTCAGCGGTTCCTCTCCCGGCAATCTCACCGCCACGGTCTCAAGCTCCTCCCCGTCGTTGAACAGGACTGCTCCCACCGATCCGTCCAGGTTGCGGAAAGCAGCGGTAGTAACTGCAGGATGAGTAGAATGGGACTCCAGCCGCAAGGCCTTGGGCCGGATGACTTTGCTGAAATGAGCCAGCGCGTAGTAGTCGAGCGTATACGTTAGCTCCCGGGTCTGCTGGTCGATCCGGACAATGCCGCGGCAGGTGCTTCTGCCGAAACCCGGCACCGCCGGCCCGTTCTGCTCATCCAGTGCCATATTCCACAGGACAAACGATTTGCTGTGATTGCGCAGAATCTCTATCCCTGTGCGGATCACATTGGAGAAGGCCTGTTCAAAAGGCGGAATCCATTCGCCGCCGGAGCCTTCGGTGAAATGAACTTCTTTATCTTCAAAAGCCAACTTCACCCGGGACTGCGCCGGGGCCGTGCCGCCATACCAGTGCCAGGCGACCCCGTCCACCGCTTCTCCGGCAGCCGCAAGCACGGCGAGCGGATAATCCGGCCGGTCCCAGTTATGGTCATAGCAGAGAATTTTGGCGTTGATCTTATGCTTTACAAACGCAGGCTTCAGGTACTCCCGAACAAACATGGCCTGCTCTTCCGGCAGCATAAGCATTCCCGGGTAATGATGCGGTTCGAACAGCGGCTCATTCTGCGGAGTGACGGCATAAACAGGAAGCCCGTGCTCCGCGTACGCCTGAATGTATCTGACAAAATAACCGGCATACACTCCGTAATATTCCGGCTTCAGCCTGCCTGTGATCATCGACCCGCTGGTCTTCATCCAGCCCGGCGCGCTCCAGGGCGAAGCCATCAGCTTAACCGCCGGATTCAGCGCCACCGCCTGCTGCAGCAGCGGAATGATGTCCTCTTCATCATGGGCGACAGAGAACCGGTTCAGTTCCATATCGGTTTCCCCTTCAGAGAGATCATTATAGCTGTACACCGTTCTGGCGTAATCCGAGGCGCCCATCGGATTGCGCAAGACGGATAAGCCAATTCCGGCTGCCGGATCGAACAGTCTCTTCATCAGCTCCGTTCTTTGCTCCGGGCTCAGCACCCGATTGATCAGATACGCCGCCGAATCGGTAAAAGAAGCCCCAAAGCCATCCATCTCCTGGTAGGTCTGACTTTCATCAATGGTAACGGTGACGGTCGCCTGCTCTGAAGCGCCTACTTTCTGCTGCTCAGGCGGCTGCTCGATGAACAGCCCCTTTTCGCCTGTGGACCTGTACATGATAAGCTCCTGCAATGTGGTTCCCCCTCCAAATGTATAAACTGAAGTTAAAGTTTTCGAATTTTGAACAGTCGTAACTACGGTGAATGTTTGGACTTCCGGCCGCTGTTATGTTTGAATTTCCTGATTTAAACCGCTGGTAGCGGTAGAAATTCAAACATAATGGCGGACGCTACCGCTCCTCCAGTTCCAAACTTCACCTCCATTACTCCTTTCAAATTCTCAATTTTTTAACTTTACATTTAAGGCCCTCCAAAGAGGGCGCATTTCCGTCACAGTTTACTTCAGCCCCAGCTTTTCCTTGTTCTTCTTCATCTTCTCCGTGCGGATTTCTACAATCTTATCCCAGTTGTTATTATCGAGGAAGGTTTTGTAGTCGGCCAGGAGGCTGTCAAAGGTTGCATCATCCTTGGAGCGGAGCATACTGACCATGGTTGTGTTCCACTTGGTGTTGATAGCGCTTAGGGCCCGTGCTTCCGGTGTACCCTGATCCGGATTGATGTTCTCCAGAATAAAATGCGGCTTCAGCTTGCCTTTGCCCCATTCCTGCATCTGCTTGATGGATTCGGGAAAGGCATCTTCACTCAGGGCTTTGTCGCGGTCATGCCCGAAGAACATGAATTCGCCCAGCCGGTAATCCTTTTTGAATTTGTCAGCATTGTTTAATTGCAGATCCTTCACCGCAGGCAGCAGCTCCACCTTGCCGTTCGCGTTGACCTGGTAGGTTTCGCCTTCAATGCCGTAGTTCATCAGCTTCTGGCCTTCATCACTGAGCAGGTAGGTGAAGATCTGCATGGCCTTGGCCGGGTCTTTGCATTTCTTGGTAATGAAGCTGATCATCCAGCCGGTAATTCCGGACTGGTTCAGCGTTGGCGCATGGCCCACTGTGCTCTGCGGCCCGTCGATGGCAATATACTCTTTGCCGGGATTCGCACTCATGTAGATCTGCAGATTGCCGCCCTGCTGAGGCGTTCCGTCAAGCAGCATGGTGGCGTATTTGCCGGATTTGACCTTTTCTTCAAAAGCCGTTCCGTCATCGGCAAAGCTGTCATCGCTGATTGCGCCGCCCCTATACACGGCATTTATCGTTTTCAGCCAGGCCAGATAATCCTCATCCAGATTGCGGTTGTAGAATCCGCCGTCCGTGGTTTCCATCGGCACGCCGAGGAAATCCTGCAGTACATCCCCCAGCGAGCCGGTGCCTTCACCGATGGAGTTGAAGCCGAATGGAATCAGCTCCGGAAACTTGGCTTTGATCTGGCCCATCACATTTTTGAACTCTTCCGGCGTGCCGGCCGCAGGGCTTCCGAGCGCTTCATACACGTCCTTGCGGATCACAAAGGCAGTCTTGGCCGGGATGTTGCCGCTGTCATAATCCGCCTGTGTGTTGGAATAGTTCGGATAGCCATAGGTTTTGCCGTCTACCAGCTGGAACCAGTTCAGCGTATCGGCAGCCGCCACTTTATTGAAGTAAGGGTCATATTTCTCTGCAAGATCATTCAGCGGCAGGGCCCAGGTGGCAGCCTTCTGCACCACCGGCGAGTTGGAATCGAAGATCGTCAGCAAATCCGGCATATCCCCGCCGGCAAAAAACGTATTCAGCTTCGTATCATCCCCGGTGATGAATTTGATGTTGACGTTCAGATCCTCTTTGATTTTTTTCGTGACCACATCTTTGCCAAAATCGGTATTCCACCAGTCCGCATTCACGTACCAGGTCAGTTCAGTGGTCTCCTCTTTTTTGTCCAGCTTCCAGGCCGGAGTTTCCGCGTCAACCGTATAGCGGTCATCTGCCGAAGGCAAACCGGCTTTGCCGGAGCTTGCCGAATTGCCGCCGCCACAGCCCGGCATGACGAGTACAGCCGCCATCAGCACCGTACAGAGCTTGAGTCCTTTTTTGCCGAATGTTTTATTCATGTATTAGTCCTCCTCAAAGTTTATAAATTTCCGATTTGGGTATTATCGTGACTACGGAGAATGTTTGGACTCCACACATTATTGTTTGCGCTTTCATAATTTCCCCCTATCCCCCTTATTCCTTCACCGCCCCCAGCATCATTCCGGAAATAAAGTACCTTTGCAGTAATGGATATATCACAACAATCGGCAGAGTCGTAATGACAATCGTTGCGAGTTGAACCCCTTTGGTGGTCGTTTCGATAACCGCTGAACCGCCGATGTTCTGCATGGACTGGGTTTGCGACTGGACGATGATTTCGTACAGCTTCATCTGCAGCGGATACAGCGCCTGATTGGTGATGTACAGCTTGGTGGTCATAAAATCATTCCATTGCCCCACCCCGTTGAACAATGCGATGGTTGCCATGGCGGGCATCGACAGCGGGATGAAGATTTTCAGGAAAATGCGCCAGTCGCCTGCACCGTCGATCTTGGCCGATTCCTCCAGGGAATCCGGGACATTACGGAAGAAGTTCATCAGAATCACGACATCGTAATAACTGAACAGCGCGGGAATAATGTACACCCAGAAGCTGTTAAGCAGACCCAGCGATTTGATCAGCAGGTAGGTTGGAATCATCCCCCCGGAGAAAAACATCGTAATAACACCCATGGCAACGTAAAGTTTGCGGCCTTTTATGTATCTTTTGCTGAGTCCGTAGCCGATCATCGCGCAGAAAAACACATGGGTAATCACGCCGACAAAGGTTTTGGAGATGGAGACGAGAAAGGACTGCCAGATCGTGTTGTCATTGAACACCGCCCGGTAATTTTCCAGGGAAAATTCCTTGGACCAAAAGATGAATCCGCCTTCGGCGAGCGCCTTGCCTGAGCTGAGGGAGGAGATGATCACGTTCCAGAGCGGAACCACAATCACTACCGTTACGAGAAACAGCACGATGATATTAATGGCATCAAATATCCTGCTGTCGACATCCTCTTTAACCACTTTTCGATTCACGGCGAATGCCTCCTTTACAGCACAGATTGATTGTCATTTAATTTGCTGGTGATCTTGTTCGCGGCGACCAGCAGGATCACGGAAACGATGGAGACTCCGAGTCCGACAGCGGTTGCATACGAGAAATCACCCTGCGTCATCCCCATCCGGTATACATAGGAGTTAATGACCTCGGCCTTCTCCCGGTTCTGGGAGTTCATGAGCACCAGTGTCTGATCCAGATTAGAGCCCAATAAACCGCTTACAGTAAGGATCAAATTTAAGCTGATGATCGTTTTCATATTGGGCAGCGTGATATTCCAAATCTGCCTGATCCGGCTTGCACCATCGATTCTGGCCGCTTCATAATACGTCGGATCAATCTTGGACATGACCGCCAGATACAGAATCGTTCCCCAGCCGGCCTCTTTCCAAATATCCGACAACGTGGCGATCCACCAGTATTTCCCCGCATCCAGCAGAATGTTGGACGGCTTCGAGATCAGCCCCAGTTCGAGCAGCAGCTGATTGAACAGCCCCGAGGTTGAGAACCAGGTAATCAGCATGCCCCCCAGCACGATCCAGGACAAAAAATGGGGCAGATACGAGATGGTCTGCACTATTTTTTTGAAGCGTCCCCTGTTCAATTCGTAGATCATAATCCCCAGGATAATCGGAATGACGAACCCGATGGCCAGCTTCAGGAAGCTGATGCCCAGCGTATTTATAACCGAATCCCAGAAATATTTGTCGGACAGGATGATTTTGAAATTATCCAGACCCACCCACGGAGCCGAGGACAGCGTATCAATGACCGTGTAATTTTTGAAAGCGATAGTTAAGCCGTAAATCGGAATGTAGCAAAAAACAATCATAAAAATAATGCCCGGAATGACCATCGACTGAATTTCCCATTGCCTTCTGAAATCCGTCACCCATTCCTTAATCCTTTGCCCGATAGGCCTTTTACCCATTTGCTGCAGTGCCGGTGAAGGCATCAGGTTCAGTTTATCCACGTTCATCACGCTCCCCATCAGCATCCCAAATCAATAAAAACGTTTTTATTTTTGGCAAAAAAATCCCCCCTAAGCATGATTACAAGTGGAACGGCATTCCGTCCTATTAAGGACGGTGCCGTTGCCCGGTGCCTTATATCCGCTCATTCCGGCCTAACTTCACATGGCTTGAGCCTCTGACGATAAGCTCACCTTTCAGTTTTTGCGCATTGCCCTGCTCCTGCTTCTGTATCATGCGGACCAGATGGTCGATGGCCAATATCCCCTGTCTGGCGATCTGATTCCGCACCGTCGTTAACGGGGGTGAATAGTACTGGGCGATATCAATATCATCGAAGCCGACCACGCTGATATCGTCCGGAACCTCGTAGCCATGGGCTTTGAGCGCCTGGATGCAGCCGATCGCACTAAGGTCATTGCCCGCCAGAAAAGCATCCGGGAGCTTCTCGGGCTGCGCCCGGATGAAGGATTTTACCACGTTATAGGTGCTCTCCTCCTCGAAATATCCCTGCAAAATATACTCCTCGCTCACCGGCAGACCGTACTGGCGCAATGCCGCCAGGTACCCCTCCCTGCGCTGTACGCTGTCAAACATCGTATCCACGCCGGAGATGTAGGCGATTTTCTTATGCCCCAGCCCGATTAAATACTTGGTCGCTTCATAACCGGCCTCAAAGGAGTCAAAAATAATACTGCCCATGTTCTCGTTCTCCAGCACCCGGTCCAGAAACACCGCTTTGATCTTTTCCTTGTTCATCGCTTGAATGTCTTTGTCGCCGATGCCCAGCTCTTCATAAATAATGACGCCGTCCACGCGCCTGCCGAGGATATTGCTCATCACAACCTGCTTATCCTTCGTGACAAATACGTTCAGCCCGTACCCCAGACGGTCGCACTGCCGGGACATGGCCTCCACAAGCTTATAAAAATAGGGGCCAGCCACACTTGTTGTAAAAAAGCCAAGCATCATGGTTTTTCCTGACTTCAGCTGTTTGCCGTTCAGGTTAGGGACGTAATTCAGCCGCTGCGCCACCTTAAGCACATGCGATTTGGTCTCCGGATTCAGCACATCCACATCATTTAACGCATTCGATACGGTTGAGATCGAAACCCCGGCCTCCCTGGCAACGTCCCGGATTGTAATTTTTCCCATCTTCATTTATCCTTCGCTATAAAAACGTTTTTATAGATTATAAAGTAACATAAAACCGTTTTCAGCACAATAGTTTTTCTTGTGAAGGCGGACGCCGCCGCTCCCGGTTCCAAACTTCCCCTCCGTGCCTCGCCTGTTTGAACAATATTTCAATATAAGTTGAGGTTGGGCCAGAACCTCCAGTCCTCCCTCCCCGGTCAAACCTATGCTCTCCCGGTCCTTCCGGACACTTTTGGACTCGGCAGCATGGCTGAAGTGGAAAAAGTGAACTTAAATCCTCCCCATCCCGCTACTTCGCAGGCATTAGTTGGAAAAAGGACACTTAATCTGGCCGATTCTACCCCTCCCGGGCGAATTTGCTTATATTAGGTTCCCTTTTTCCCACTATTTCCTCTACAGGAAGCTTTTCTAGCCAAATTAAGTGTACAAATTCCCACTAATCCCCGCTAGTACCGCTGAAAGGGCAGCCTCCTTATCCCGCCA
This genomic interval carries:
- a CDS encoding helix-turn-helix domain-containing protein — encoded protein: MAIIINIDVMLAKRKMSVTELSERVGITMANLSILKNGKAKAVRLSTLEAICKALECQPGDILEYRSDEET
- a CDS encoding glycoside hydrolase family 30 protein, encoding MQELIMYRSTGEKGLFIEQPPEQQKVGASEQATVTVTIDESQTYQEMDGFGASFTDSAAYLINRVLSPEQRTELMKRLFDPAAGIGLSVLRNPMGASDYARTVYSYNDLSEGETDMELNRFSVAHDEEDIIPLLQQAVALNPAVKLMASPWSAPGWMKTSGSMITGRLKPEYYGVYAGYFVRYIQAYAEHGLPVYAVTPQNEPLFEPHHYPGMLMLPEEQAMFVREYLKPAFVKHKINAKILCYDHNWDRPDYPLAVLAAAGEAVDGVAWHWYGGTAPAQSRVKLAFEDKEVHFTEGSGGEWIPPFEQAFSNVIRTGIEILRNHSKSFVLWNMALDEQNGPAVPGFGRSTCRGIVRIDQQTRELTYTLDYYALAHFSKVIRPKALRLESHSTHPAVTTAAFRNLDGSVGAVLFNDGEELETVAVRLPGEEPLTFSMAPKSAVSLLVKHPKE
- a CDS encoding type 2 periplasmic-binding domain-containing protein, which produces MNKTFGKKGLKLCTVLMAAVLVMPGCGGGNSASSGKAGLPSADDRYTVDAETPAWKLDKKEETTELTWYVNADWWNTDFGKDVVTKKIKEDLNVNIKFITGDDTKLNTFFAGGDMPDLLTIFDSNSPVVQKAATWALPLNDLAEKYDPYFNKVAAADTLNWFQLVDGKTYGYPNYSNTQADYDSGNIPAKTAFVIRKDVYEALGSPAAGTPEEFKNVMGQIKAKFPELIPFGFNSIGEGTGSLGDVLQDFLGVPMETTDGGFYNRNLDEDYLAWLKTINAVYRGGAISDDSFADDGTAFEEKVKSGKYATMLLDGTPQQGGNLQIYMSANPGKEYIAIDGPQSTVGHAPTLNQSGITGWMISFITKKCKDPAKAMQIFTYLLSDEGQKLMNYGIEGETYQVNANGKVELLPAVKDLQLNNADKFKKDYRLGEFMFFGHDRDKALSEDAFPESIKQMQEWGKGKLKPHFILENINPDQGTPEARALSAINTKWNTTMVSMLRSKDDATFDSLLADYKTFLDNNNWDKIVEIRTEKMKKNKEKLGLK
- a CDS encoding carbohydrate ABC transporter permease; amino-acid sequence: MNRKVVKEDVDSRIFDAINIIVLFLVTVVIVVPLWNVIISSLSSGKALAEGGFIFWSKEFSLENYRAVFNDNTIWQSFLVSISKTFVGVITHVFFCAMIGYGLSKRYIKGRKLYVAMGVITMFFSGGMIPTYLLIKSLGLLNSFWVYIIPALFSYYDVVILMNFFRNVPDSLEESAKIDGAGDWRIFLKIFIPLSMPAMATIALFNGVGQWNDFMTTKLYITNQALYPLQMKLYEIIVQSQTQSMQNIGGSAVIETTTKGVQLATIVITTLPIVVIYPLLQRYFISGMMLGAVKE
- a CDS encoding ABC transporter permease; translated protein: MPSPALQQMGKRPIGQRIKEWVTDFRRQWEIQSMVIPGIIFMIVFCYIPIYGLTIAFKNYTVIDTLSSAPWVGLDNFKIILSDKYFWDSVINTLGISFLKLAIGFVIPIILGIMIYELNRGRFKKIVQTISYLPHFLSWIVLGGMLITWFSTSGLFNQLLLELGLISKPSNILLDAGKYWWIATLSDIWKEAGWGTILYLAVMSKIDPTYYEAARIDGASRIRQIWNITLPNMKTIISLNLILTVSGLLGSNLDQTLVLMNSQNREKAEVINSYVYRMGMTQGDFSYATAVGLGVSIVSVILLVAANKITSKLNDNQSVL
- a CDS encoding LacI family DNA-binding transcriptional regulator; protein product: MGKITIRDVAREAGVSISTVSNALNDVDVLNPETKSHVLKVAQRLNYVPNLNGKQLKSGKTMMLGFFTTSVAGPYFYKLVEAMSRQCDRLGYGLNVFVTKDKQVVMSNILGRRVDGVIIYEELGIGDKDIQAMNKEKIKAVFLDRVLENENMGSIIFDSFEAGYEATKYLIGLGHKKIAYISGVDTMFDSVQRREGYLAALRQYGLPVSEEYILQGYFEEESTYNVVKSFIRAQPEKLPDAFLAGNDLSAIGCIQALKAHGYEVPDDISVVGFDDIDIAQYYSPPLTTVRNQIARQGILAIDHLVRMIQKQEQGNAQKLKGELIVRGSSHVKLGRNERI